The following are encoded together in the Brassica napus cultivar Da-Ae chromosome A9, Da-Ae, whole genome shotgun sequence genome:
- the LOC106363383 gene encoding uncharacterized protein LOC106363383, with product MIHGPCGNQRPLSPCMEKGECTKNYPKPYSSHTKIDKSGFVVYKRRVNSRASVFKGDIELDSRYVVPHNLSIIRKYKAHINIEWCCKTGAIKYLFKYITKGVDRAMALLQQTGSQDRAGLEKKKEHLEMDEIDRYLECRYISACEASWRLFSFHVHHNQPSVMKLTLHLPGKQRLVYDQNKRLAEVLSQEDIEKTMLTAYFVANQTYEEARELTYIQFPEHFVYHSDNKTWTPRKQGAAIGRLVYVPPTAGDKYYLRILLNVVKGAFGYDDLYTVGGTKFEEFRDACFARGLLDDDKEWHDAIVEPSHWATGRQLRSLFVLILLYCEVGNPLELWNHTWKLLAEDILYMKQREFNFPGLILQDQQLQEYTLIEIERLLKENDKSLADFAGMPKPNPSVLKEISNTVLRQELNYDTEKEAIEHERLFSDMNEDQRTVYSAVIDSVDNQSGQLFFVYGAGGTGKTFLYRTIIAKLRSVGKVVIPVASAGIAALLLPGGRTAHSRFKLPINLTDQTVCEITPSSMLASLLSKADLIIWDEAPMAHRQAFETLDRTLRDLQSLQDPSAANKPFGGKTVVLGGDFRQILPVIPLGSRQDTVKASISKSYLWPFAEVYTLTINMRLRQADKDFAEWILKVGNGTAPTVMTEGRSHDDGEQVIIGDEFMLPRSDLPHKSISDAAYPEFVKNYLNRTYLTERAILAPTNASAHEINSYLLSKVPSVEREFLSSDSVAFESTPEDDWTNNYTQEYLNSLEFPGLPPHKLCLKVGSPVMMLRNLSQKNGLCNGTRMMISRLGHRVLQAELLTGTHVGDSVLIPRIQLSPTDTVYPFTFRRRQYPIKLCYAMTINKSQGQSLKQVALYLPRPVFSHGQLYVALSRVTSPEGLKILDDTDGATRNNAVTNIVYKEIFGNLKTRKTHTRLL from the coding sequence ATGATCCATGGGCCTTGTGGCAACCAGCGACCTCTATCACCATGTATGGAGAAAGGAGAATGCACGAAGAACTACCCCAAACCATACTCAAGCCATACAAAGATCGACAAATCGGGTTTTGTTGTCTACAAGAGGCGCGTTAATAGCAGAGCCTCTGTTTTCAAAGGTGATATAGAGTTAGACAGTCGATACGTGGTGCCTCATAACCTCTCTATCATCAGAAAATACAAAGCACACATCAATATTGAGTGGTGCTGCAAGACAGGGGCTATCAAGTACCTCTTCAAATACATAACTAAAGGGGTTGACCGAGCTATGGCTCTACTTCAGCAGACTGGAAGTCAAGACAGAGCAGggctagagaaaaaaaaagaacacctAGAGATGGATGAGATTGATAGATATCTGGAATGTCGATACATCTCAGCGTGTGAAGCATCGTGGCGTCTGTTTTCTTTCCACGTTCACCACAACCAGCCTTCTGTTATGAAACTCACATTGCATCTGCCAGGCAAGCAAAGGTTGGTTTACGATCAGAATAAAAGGCTAGCGGAAGTTCTGTCACAGGAGGATATTGAGAAGACAATGTTGACAGCATATTTTGTGGCAAACCAGACCTATGAAGAAGCAAGGGAACTCACGTACATCCAGTTTCCTGAGCACTTTGTGTACCACAGTGACAATAAAACTTGGACACCACGGAAACAAGGGGCAGCTATAGGCAGACTCGTCTACGTACCTCCAACTGCAGGAGACAAGTACTATCTCAGAATCCTTCTCAACGTGGTCAAAGGCGCTTTCGGTTATGATGACCTCTACACAGTAGGTGGTACAAAATTTGAGGAGTTTCGTGATGCTTGCTTTGCGCGTGGTTTGCTAGACGACGATAAAGAATGGCATGATGCAATAGTTGAGCCCTCGCACTGGGCTACAGGTCGCCAACTAAGGAGCTTATTTGTCCTAATCTTGCTTTACTGTGAAGTTGGAAACCCACTGGAACTTTGGAATCATACCTGGAAGCTTTTGGCTGAAGATATTCTATATATGAAACAGAGAGAATTCAACTTTCCGGGTTTAATTCTTCAAGATCAGCAGCTGCAAGAATATACATTGATAGAGATCGAACGGCTCCTCAAAGAGAATGACAAATCTTTAGCTGATTTCGCTGGAATGCCTAAGCCAAACCCAAGTGTTCTTAAGGAAATCTCAAACACCGTTTTGCGGCAAGAGCTGAATTATGACACTGAGAAAGAAGCTATTGAGCATGAGAGACTGTTTAGCGACATGAATGAAGATCAAAGAACCGTTTACAGTGCTGTGATTGACTCCGTTGATAACCAATCTGGTCAGTTGTTCTTTGTCTATGGTGCTGGAGGGACTGGAAAAACTTTCTTATACAGGACAATTATAGCAAAACTAAGATCAGTTGGTAAGGTCGTCATCCCTGTTGCATCAGCAGGCATTGCAGCTTTACTACTACCAGGAGGTAGAACAGCTCACTCCCGTTTCAAACTTCCTATAAATTTAACGGATCAGACAGTGTGTGAGATAACGCCTAGCTCTATGTTAGCGAGTCTTCTTTCAAAGGCTGACTTAATCATATGGGACGAGGCCCCTATGGCTCACCGCCAGGCATTTGAAACTCTCGATCGCACACTTAGGGACTTACAATCGCTACAAGATCCATCAGCAGCTAATAAACCTTTTGGAGGGAAAACGGTTGTTCTTGGTGGTGATTTTAGGCAAATTCTGCCGGTCATACCTCTTGGCTCTAGACAAGACACAGTTAAAGCTTCGATCAGCAAGTCATACCTCTGGCCATTTGCTGAGGTTTATACGTTAACCATCAACATGAGACTGAGACAAGCTGACAAGGACTTTGCGGAATGGATTTTAAAAGTTGGTAATGGAACAGCACCCACCGTGATGACAGAAGGAAGAAGTCATGATGATGGCGAGCAGGTTATAATAGGAGATGAATTCATGTTACCAAGATCTGATCTTCCTCACAAGTCTATATCAGATGCTGCGTACCCGGAATTTGTTAAGAACTACTTGAACCGTACGTACTTAACAGAGCGAGCTATCTTGGCTCCAACAAACGCCAGTGCACATGAAATAAACTCATACCTTCTGTCTAAGGTACCTTCTGTAGAAAGAGAATTCCTGAGCTCAGACAGTGTCGCTTTTGAGAGCACCCCCGAAGATGACTGGACCAATAACTACACTCAGGAGTACTTAAACTCACTTGAGTTCCCAGGTTTGCCGCCACATAAACTCTGTCTGAAGGTTGGGTCTCCAGTTATGATGCTACGTAACCTGAGCCAGAAAAATGGGCTATGCAATGGAACCCGGATGATGATTTCACGTCTGGGACACAGAGTTCTGCAGGCTGAACTTCTAACAGGTACTCATGTCGGAGATAGTGTATTGATTCCCAGGATTCAGCTTTCTCCAACCGACACTGTCTATCCTTTCACGTTTCGAAGAAGACAGTACCCAATAAAGCTGTGTTATGCGATGACTATTAATAAGAGTCAGGGTCAGAGCCTGAAGCAGGTCGCTCTCTATCTCCCAAGACCTGTTTTCAGTCACGGGCAACTGTATGTTGCTCTCTCACGAGTCACCTCACCGGAGGGTCTTAAAATACTAGATGACACAGATGGTGCAACTAGAAACAATGCTGTCACAAATATTGTTTACAAAGAGATTTTCGGTAATCTCAAGACACGTAAGACACATACTAGACTTCTCTAA
- the LOC111197792 gene encoding probable serine/threonine-protein kinase PBL28 isoform X1 yields MHFPLVSAWNKRRRSKSYDTDPCTFLFSIIFARWRKRVYRTAECWQIEDQTSQPRKRRYGSCVYTLKEMEEATNSFSDDNLLGKGGFGRVYKGTLKTGEVVAIKKMDLPPFKKADGEREFRVEVDILSRLDHPNLVSLIGYCADGKHRFLVYEYMQNGNLQDHLNGLKEAKISWPIRLRIALGAANGLAYLHSSSGVGIPIVHRDFKSTNVLLDTYYNAKISDFGLAKLMPEGKDTCVTARVLGTFGYFDPEYTSTGKLTLQSDIYAFGVVLLELLTGRRAVDLTQGPNEQNLVLQVKSILNDRKKLRKVIDPELSRNSYSMEAIAMFADLASRCIRIESSERPSVTDCVKELQLIIYTNSKGGLGGTIPTFRRL; encoded by the exons ATGCATTTTCCTCTTGTTTCGGCTTGGAACAAGAGAAGGAGAAGCAAATCCTATGATACGGATCCATGTACGTTCCTTTTCTCCATCATCTTCGCCAGATGGCGTAAAA GGGTCTACAGAACAGCAGAGTGCTGGCAAATCGAAGATCAGACGTCTCAGCCAAGGAAACGAAGATATGGGTCATGTGTTTATACCCTCAAGGAAATGGAAGAGGCTACAAATTCCTTCAGTGATGACAATCTCCTCGGTAAAGGAGGCTTTGGCCGAGTTTACAAGGGCACTCTAAAAACAGGAGAG GTTGTTGCGATCAAGAAGATGGATTTACCTCCGTTCAAAAAGGCTGACGGAGAAAGAGAGTTTCGTGTGGAGGTGGATATCTTGAGTAGACTCGACCATCCAAATCTGGTATCTTTGATTGGCTACTGTGCAGATGGAAAACACCGCTTCCTAGTATATGAATATATGCAAAACGGAAACCTGCAAGATCATTTGAATG GATTAAAAGAAGCAAAGATAAGCTGGCCAATAAGGCTAAGAATTGCACTTGGAGCAGCGAATGGACTCGCGTATCTCCATTCAAGTTCTGGTGTTGGCATTCCAATTGTTCACAGAGATTTCAAATCGACCAACGTTCTCCTAGACACCTACTATAACGCAAAG ATATCAGACTTTGGACTAGCAAAGTTGATGCCAGAAGGAAAGGACACTTGTGTGACTGCAAGAGTTCTAGGAACTTTCGGCTACTTCGACCCAGAATACACATCG ACAGGTAAACTTACACTACAAAGCGACATTTATGCATTTGGGGTCGTGCTTCTAGAACTACTGACCGGACGCAGAGCAGTTGACTTAACTCAGGGCCCAAACGAACAGAACCTGGTGCTACAG GTCAAGAGTATACTGAACGATAGAAAGAAACTGCGCAAGGTTATAGATCCAGAGCTGTCTCGGAACTCATACAGCATGGAAGCTATAGCCATGTTTGCTGATTTGGCATCACGTTGCATCCGTATAGAGAGCAGCGAGAGGCCTTCGGTGACGGATTGTGTTAAGGAACTGCAACTAATTATCTACACAAACTCGAAGGGTGGCTTGGGTGGGACGATACCTACATTCAGAAGGCTCTAG
- the LOC106367585 gene encoding replication protein A 70 kDa DNA-binding subunit A-like isoform X2 produces MAFTLLSDLKAGRCSNTAEVRLLRVWEARNINKGMELMSLDMLLIDENSTVVHGTVSALLQLRFRPRMTEGSVYTLSGFDVTRSSPKYRLSDAPVAIRFNDGTEFEKLSTTSRTIPTEHFRFRPYDQILGLANTGRQLPDVMGELSAIRSTITDRIPGAQRVMLNLRLESDTTVCVSIFDSLALAFHSKLDVYGKEPRIVVVTAVNPKLVSGKLYLNGTSATRVFFDSETAVGVDALARLPSGGTDQAGSSSKVVHAQKIEPMTVSELNQFIFTADPQIIEFLCTAKVTEIQLDEGWCYIGCSTCSKKLIREETSFTCVPCNETNAVAKLKYRVILSVSDDTGAAAFLGFDEEIASLTHVLASDAAHIVGIGTNAQVDIDLPRSLANLVGSTYTFQLRLKDFNFGPNHRSFTISRIFPARDLAPKPTFSDGGEDTDQSIPQSVATGLDVGAAIVNNGADQLTDADGARMVHEAAASGEDAGEATARKKARVE; encoded by the exons ATGGCGTTCACTCTTCTTAGCGACTTGAAAGCCGGCCGATGCTCCAATACCGCGGAGGTCCGTCTGCTGAGGGTTTGGGAGGCTAGGAATATCAACAAGGGCATGGAGCTAATGAGTCTTGACATGTTGCTAATCGATGAGAAC TCTACTGTCGTGCACGGAACTGTCTCTGCCCTTCTCCAGCTTAGGTTCAGACCACGTATGACGGAGGGATCTGTATACACACTAAGCGGCTTCGATGTGACGCGCAGCAGCCCGAAATACCGGCTATCTGATGCGCCAGTAGCCATTCGTTTCAATGATGGCACCGAATTTGAAAAGCTATCAACGACATCTCGGACGATACCCACGGAGCACTTCCGTTTCCGACCGTACGACCAGATACTTGGACTAGCCAACACTGGCAGACAACTCCCtg ACGTAATGGGAGAGCTTAGTGCAATTAGGAGCACAATAACTGACCGTATCCCTGGGGCTCAGCGCGTAATGCTTAACTTGCGTCTTGAGAG CGATACTACTGTGTGTGTTAGTATCTTTGACTCCTTGGCCCTTGCATTCCATAGCAAGCTCGATGTGTACGGAAAAGAGCCAAGGATCGTTGTTGTAACAGCCGTGAATCCTAAGTTGGTTTCAG GAAAGTTATATTTGAATGGCACTTCTGCGACACGTGTTTTTTTTGATTCCGAAACCGCTGTAGGCGTAGATGCATTAGCCAG GTTACCAAGTGGTGGTACAGACCAGGCAGGGTCTTCATCCAAGGTGGTTCACGCACAGAAGATTGAACCCATGACAGTTTCAGAGCTTAACCAATTTATCTTCACGGCCGATCCTCAG ATAATTGAGTTTCTCTGTACGGCCAAGGTGACTGAGATTCAGCTTGATGAGGGTTGGTGTTACATTGGCTGCTCCACTTGCTCCAAGAAACTCATCCGAGAGGAGACTTCATTCACATGCGTCCCATGCAATGAAACTAATGCTGTGGCTAAACTCAA GTATCGTGTGATTCTCTCCGTCTCAGATGACACTGGTGCAGCAGCTTTCCTTGGTTTTGATGAAGAGATTGCTAGCCTGACTCATGTTCTTGCTTCTGATGCTGCACATATCGTG GGGATAGGTACTAATGCCCAAGTTGACATCGACCTACCTCGCTCACTCGCTAATCTGGTGGGGAGTACCTACACTTTCCAGCTCAGGTTAAAGGACTTCAATTTTGGTCCAAATCACCGAAGCTTTACCATATCTCGCATATTCCCCGCACGTGATCTTGCGCCAAAGCCAACTTTTTCT GATGGTGGCGAGGATACCGATCAATCTATACCCCAATCTGTGGCAACAGGATTAGATGTCGGAGCTGCTATCGTAAACAATGGTGCAGATCAGCTCACCGATGCTGATGGTGCACGTATGGTGCATGAAGCAGCAGCATCGGGTGAAGACGCTGGGGAAGCAACTGCACGTAAGAAAGCACGTGTGGAATGA
- the LOC111197792 gene encoding probable serine/threonine-protein kinase PBL28 isoform X2, whose translation MHFPLVSAWNKRRRSKSYDTDPWVYRTAECWQIEDQTSQPRKRRYGSCVYTLKEMEEATNSFSDDNLLGKGGFGRVYKGTLKTGEVVAIKKMDLPPFKKADGEREFRVEVDILSRLDHPNLVSLIGYCADGKHRFLVYEYMQNGNLQDHLNGLKEAKISWPIRLRIALGAANGLAYLHSSSGVGIPIVHRDFKSTNVLLDTYYNAKISDFGLAKLMPEGKDTCVTARVLGTFGYFDPEYTSTGKLTLQSDIYAFGVVLLELLTGRRAVDLTQGPNEQNLVLQVKSILNDRKKLRKVIDPELSRNSYSMEAIAMFADLASRCIRIESSERPSVTDCVKELQLIIYTNSKGGLGGTIPTFRRL comes from the exons ATGCATTTTCCTCTTGTTTCGGCTTGGAACAAGAGAAGGAGAAGCAAATCCTATGATACGGATCCAT GGGTCTACAGAACAGCAGAGTGCTGGCAAATCGAAGATCAGACGTCTCAGCCAAGGAAACGAAGATATGGGTCATGTGTTTATACCCTCAAGGAAATGGAAGAGGCTACAAATTCCTTCAGTGATGACAATCTCCTCGGTAAAGGAGGCTTTGGCCGAGTTTACAAGGGCACTCTAAAAACAGGAGAG GTTGTTGCGATCAAGAAGATGGATTTACCTCCGTTCAAAAAGGCTGACGGAGAAAGAGAGTTTCGTGTGGAGGTGGATATCTTGAGTAGACTCGACCATCCAAATCTGGTATCTTTGATTGGCTACTGTGCAGATGGAAAACACCGCTTCCTAGTATATGAATATATGCAAAACGGAAACCTGCAAGATCATTTGAATG GATTAAAAGAAGCAAAGATAAGCTGGCCAATAAGGCTAAGAATTGCACTTGGAGCAGCGAATGGACTCGCGTATCTCCATTCAAGTTCTGGTGTTGGCATTCCAATTGTTCACAGAGATTTCAAATCGACCAACGTTCTCCTAGACACCTACTATAACGCAAAG ATATCAGACTTTGGACTAGCAAAGTTGATGCCAGAAGGAAAGGACACTTGTGTGACTGCAAGAGTTCTAGGAACTTTCGGCTACTTCGACCCAGAATACACATCG ACAGGTAAACTTACACTACAAAGCGACATTTATGCATTTGGGGTCGTGCTTCTAGAACTACTGACCGGACGCAGAGCAGTTGACTTAACTCAGGGCCCAAACGAACAGAACCTGGTGCTACAG GTCAAGAGTATACTGAACGATAGAAAGAAACTGCGCAAGGTTATAGATCCAGAGCTGTCTCGGAACTCATACAGCATGGAAGCTATAGCCATGTTTGCTGATTTGGCATCACGTTGCATCCGTATAGAGAGCAGCGAGAGGCCTTCGGTGACGGATTGTGTTAAGGAACTGCAACTAATTATCTACACAAACTCGAAGGGTGGCTTGGGTGGGACGATACCTACATTCAGAAGGCTCTAG
- the LOC106363382 gene encoding F-box protein At2g35280-like: MPEDIRLLIVSKIASTSPINYFNTIITCKRLHFGPEYYPVAKALNLKPLVNQPSLANRYRMLVARCLEANNIDAHFVKGMLEYFESQNQILGLHHIHIASKGGHIQGTYVYGVLLMAVGETDNGVKIINKLTDDKGISVVEECMENFQRSIERPFLHMKETYVSSMQKMWPHLNCHPQEGADTTVCSNCFHFFLLTEFYKMMLGFNDLMD; this comes from the coding sequence ATGCCTGAAGACATCCGTCTTTTAATTGTTTCCAAGATCGCCTCCACCTCCCCCATCAACTACTTCAATACGATCATTACCTGCAAACGCCTCCACTTCGGTCCTGAATACTACCCTGTTGCTAAAGCTCTGAACCTCAAACCCCTGGTCAACCAGCCTTCTCTAGCCAACCGGTACCGAATGTTGGTCGCCAGATGCCTCGAAGCCAACAATATTGATGCCCACTTTGTTAAAGGTATGCTTGAATACTTTGAATCTCAAAATCAGATCTTAGGTTTACATCACATCCACATAGCTTCAAAGGGTGGTCACATCCAAGGGACGTACGTTTACGGTGTTCTCCTCATGGCCGTTGGCGAGACTGATAACGGAGTGAAAATCATCAACAAACTAACCGATGATAAAGGTATTTCAGTAGTGGAAGAATGCATGGAAAATTTCCAGCGTTCTATAGAACGCCCCTTTCTTCACATGAAAGAAACCTATGTGAGTTCAATGCAGAAAATGTGGCCACATCTAAACTGCCATCCTCAAGAGGGAGCTGATACCACGGTCTGCTCCAACTGTTTTCATTTCTTCTTGCTGACCGAGTTCTACAAGATGATGTTGGGGTTCAATGATCTCATGGATTAA
- the BNAA09G29830D gene encoding uncharacterized protein BNAA09G29830D isoform X1 has translation MAAVSIALAFSFDALKQNQSTKLTLSSRYPSLYTSRSHRRSSLRFASLPSSHSPSISTATETGEEEQEEESTPTKSSGSYDFLEETFRTGRFLSNAELEKLKALEGFAYFQELESGTMWIRVMRQDEMDSTVSLLAESFGESMMLPSGYQSVLRFLVKQYLIERREVLPHAVTLVGFFRRKTDSLSDGEEEVVEMAGTVEVCLDKRGANASPPSPTPPKESPYVCNMTVKEDLRRRGIGWHLLKASEELISQLSPSKDVYLHCRMVDEAPFNMYKKAGYEVVKTDTVLVLLMLQRRKHLMRKKLPPTTTSPSDVVESDNELTSSVNGLHVT, from the exons ATGGCGGCCGTAAGCATCGCACTTGCTTTCTCTTTCGATGCTCTCAAGCAAAACCAATCCACGAAGCTTACTCTCTCGTCTAGATACCCTTCACTATACACTTCTAGATCTCACCGTCGCTCAAGTCTCAGATTCGCTTCCCTTCCTTCTTCGCACTCTCCTTCAATCTCAACCGCCACAGAAAcaggagaagaagaacaagaagaagaatccaCCCCGACAAAATCCAGCGGAAGCTACGACTTTCTCGAGGAAACCTTCCGCACGGGGAGATTCTTAAGCAACGCGGAGCTAGAGAAGCTCAAAGCTCTCGAAGGATTTGCGTATTTCCAGGAGCTGGAGTCTGGAACCATGTGGATTCGTGTTATGAGACAAGACGAGATGGATTCGACGGTGAGTCTCCTCGCCGAGTCGTTTGGAGAGTCGATGATGTTGCCTTCTGGGTATCAGTCTGTGTTGCGGTTCTTGGTGAAGCAGTATCTGATCGAGAGGAGGGAAGTGTTGCCGCACGCAGTGACGTTAGTCGGATTCTTCAGGAGGAAAACGGATTCTTTAAGTGATGGAGAGGAGGAGGTTGTTGAGATGGCTGGAACTGTTGAGGTTTGTCTTGATAAACGAGGTGCTAATGCTTCTCCTCCTTCTCCGACTCCTCCAAAGGAGTCACCTTATGTGTGTAACATGACTGTGAAAGAGGATCTTAGAAG GAGAGGGATTGGGTGGCATTTGTTGAAGGCGAGTGAAGAGCTCATATCTCAGCTTAGTCCTTCTAAAGATGTCTACTTGCATTGCAGGATGGTCGACGAGGCTCCTTTCAATATGTACAAGAAAGCAGGTTACGAGGTTGTTAAGACCGATACTGTTTTGGTGCTTTTGATGTTGCAGCGGCGTAAGCATTTGATGCGCAAGAAGCTTCCACCGACCACCACCAGCCCTTCAGATGTGGTGGAGTCTGATAATGAGCTGACCTCCTCGGTCAAT GGACTACATGTGACTTGA
- the BNAA09G29830D gene encoding uncharacterized protein BNAA09G29830D isoform X2, with protein sequence MAAVSIALAFSFDALKQNQSTKLTLSSRYPSLYTSRSHRRSSLRFASLPSSHSPSISTATETGEEEQEEESTPTKSSGSYDFLEETFRTGRFLSNAELEKLKALEGFAYFQELESGTMWIRVMRQDEMDSTVSLLAESFGESMMLPSGYQSVLRFLVKQYLIERREVLPHAVTLVGFFRRKTDSLSDGEEEVVEMAGTVEVCLDKRGANASPPSPTPPKESPYVCNMTVKEDLRRRGIGWHLLKASEELISQLSPSKDVYLHCRMVDEAPFNMYKKAGYEVVKTDTVLVLLMLQRRKHLMRKKLPPTTTSPSDVVESDNELTSSVNV encoded by the exons ATGGCGGCCGTAAGCATCGCACTTGCTTTCTCTTTCGATGCTCTCAAGCAAAACCAATCCACGAAGCTTACTCTCTCGTCTAGATACCCTTCACTATACACTTCTAGATCTCACCGTCGCTCAAGTCTCAGATTCGCTTCCCTTCCTTCTTCGCACTCTCCTTCAATCTCAACCGCCACAGAAAcaggagaagaagaacaagaagaagaatccaCCCCGACAAAATCCAGCGGAAGCTACGACTTTCTCGAGGAAACCTTCCGCACGGGGAGATTCTTAAGCAACGCGGAGCTAGAGAAGCTCAAAGCTCTCGAAGGATTTGCGTATTTCCAGGAGCTGGAGTCTGGAACCATGTGGATTCGTGTTATGAGACAAGACGAGATGGATTCGACGGTGAGTCTCCTCGCCGAGTCGTTTGGAGAGTCGATGATGTTGCCTTCTGGGTATCAGTCTGTGTTGCGGTTCTTGGTGAAGCAGTATCTGATCGAGAGGAGGGAAGTGTTGCCGCACGCAGTGACGTTAGTCGGATTCTTCAGGAGGAAAACGGATTCTTTAAGTGATGGAGAGGAGGAGGTTGTTGAGATGGCTGGAACTGTTGAGGTTTGTCTTGATAAACGAGGTGCTAATGCTTCTCCTCCTTCTCCGACTCCTCCAAAGGAGTCACCTTATGTGTGTAACATGACTGTGAAAGAGGATCTTAGAAG GAGAGGGATTGGGTGGCATTTGTTGAAGGCGAGTGAAGAGCTCATATCTCAGCTTAGTCCTTCTAAAGATGTCTACTTGCATTGCAGGATGGTCGACGAGGCTCCTTTCAATATGTACAAGAAAGCAGGTTACGAGGTTGTTAAGACCGATACTGTTTTGGTGCTTTTGATGTTGCAGCGGCGTAAGCATTTGATGCGCAAGAAGCTTCCACCGACCACCACCAGCCCTTCAGATGTGGTGGAGTCTGATAATGAGCTGACCTCCTCGGTCAATGTATGA
- the LOC106367585 gene encoding replication protein A 70 kDa DNA-binding subunit A-like isoform X1: protein MAFTLLSDLKAGRCSNTAEVRLLRVWEARNINKGMELMSLDMLLIDENSTVVHGTVSALLQLRFRPRMTEGSVYTLSGFDVTRSSPKYRLSDAPVAIRFNDGTEFEKLSTTSRTIPTEHFRFRPYDQILGLANTGRQLPDVMGELSAIRSTITDRIPGAQRVMLNLRLESDTTVCVSIFDSLALAFHSKLDVYGKEPRIVVVTAVNPKLVSGKLYLNGTSATRVFFDSETAVGVDALARLPSGGTDQAGSSSKVVHAQKIEPMTVSELNQFIFTADPQIIEFLCTAKVTEIQLDEGWCYIGCSTCSKKLIREETSFTCVPCNETNAVAKLKYRVILSVSDDTGAAAFLGFDEEIASLTHVLASDAAHIVGIGTNAQVDIDLPRSLANLVGSTYTFQLRLKDFNFGPNHRSFTISRIFPARDLAPKPTFSQDGGEDTDQSIPQSVATGLDVGAAIVNNGADQLTDADGARMVHEAAASGEDAGEATARKKARVE from the exons ATGGCGTTCACTCTTCTTAGCGACTTGAAAGCCGGCCGATGCTCCAATACCGCGGAGGTCCGTCTGCTGAGGGTTTGGGAGGCTAGGAATATCAACAAGGGCATGGAGCTAATGAGTCTTGACATGTTGCTAATCGATGAGAAC TCTACTGTCGTGCACGGAACTGTCTCTGCCCTTCTCCAGCTTAGGTTCAGACCACGTATGACGGAGGGATCTGTATACACACTAAGCGGCTTCGATGTGACGCGCAGCAGCCCGAAATACCGGCTATCTGATGCGCCAGTAGCCATTCGTTTCAATGATGGCACCGAATTTGAAAAGCTATCAACGACATCTCGGACGATACCCACGGAGCACTTCCGTTTCCGACCGTACGACCAGATACTTGGACTAGCCAACACTGGCAGACAACTCCCtg ACGTAATGGGAGAGCTTAGTGCAATTAGGAGCACAATAACTGACCGTATCCCTGGGGCTCAGCGCGTAATGCTTAACTTGCGTCTTGAGAG CGATACTACTGTGTGTGTTAGTATCTTTGACTCCTTGGCCCTTGCATTCCATAGCAAGCTCGATGTGTACGGAAAAGAGCCAAGGATCGTTGTTGTAACAGCCGTGAATCCTAAGTTGGTTTCAG GAAAGTTATATTTGAATGGCACTTCTGCGACACGTGTTTTTTTTGATTCCGAAACCGCTGTAGGCGTAGATGCATTAGCCAG GTTACCAAGTGGTGGTACAGACCAGGCAGGGTCTTCATCCAAGGTGGTTCACGCACAGAAGATTGAACCCATGACAGTTTCAGAGCTTAACCAATTTATCTTCACGGCCGATCCTCAG ATAATTGAGTTTCTCTGTACGGCCAAGGTGACTGAGATTCAGCTTGATGAGGGTTGGTGTTACATTGGCTGCTCCACTTGCTCCAAGAAACTCATCCGAGAGGAGACTTCATTCACATGCGTCCCATGCAATGAAACTAATGCTGTGGCTAAACTCAA GTATCGTGTGATTCTCTCCGTCTCAGATGACACTGGTGCAGCAGCTTTCCTTGGTTTTGATGAAGAGATTGCTAGCCTGACTCATGTTCTTGCTTCTGATGCTGCACATATCGTG GGGATAGGTACTAATGCCCAAGTTGACATCGACCTACCTCGCTCACTCGCTAATCTGGTGGGGAGTACCTACACTTTCCAGCTCAGGTTAAAGGACTTCAATTTTGGTCCAAATCACCGAAGCTTTACCATATCTCGCATATTCCCCGCACGTGATCTTGCGCCAAAGCCAACTTTTTCT CAGGATGGTGGCGAGGATACCGATCAATCTATACCCCAATCTGTGGCAACAGGATTAGATGTCGGAGCTGCTATCGTAAACAATGGTGCAGATCAGCTCACCGATGCTGATGGTGCACGTATGGTGCATGAAGCAGCAGCATCGGGTGAAGACGCTGGGGAAGCAACTGCACGTAAGAAAGCACGTGTGGAATGA